In the Numida meleagris isolate 19003 breed g44 Domestic line chromosome 5, NumMel1.0, whole genome shotgun sequence genome, one interval contains:
- the INHBB gene encoding inhibin beta B chain: AALLACGLLLLGAAATPTPPAPAGGSPQDTCTSCGFRRPEEPGKVDGDFLEAVKRHILSRLQMRDRPNITHAVPKAAMVTALRKLHAGKVREDGRVEIPSLDGQASAGPPAHDPVSEIISFAETDDLASSRVRLYFFISNEGNQNLFVVQASLWLYLKLLPYVLEKGSRRKVRVKVYFQDPDTSNKWNVVEKKVDLKRSGWHTFPMTEAIQALFERGERRLNLDVQCEGCEEYSVLPIYVDPGEESHRPFLVVQARLADNKHRIRKRGLECDGRTNLCCRQQFYIDFRLIGWNDWIIAPSGYYGNYCEGSCPAYLAGVPGSASSFHTAVVNQYRMRGLNPGTVNSCCIPTKLSTMSMLYFDDEYNIVKRDVPNMIVEECGCA, translated from the exons CGGCTTCCGGCGGCCCGAGGAGCCGGGCAAGGTGGACGGGGATTTCCTGGAGGCGGTGAAGAGGCACATCCTGAGCCGGCTGCAGATGCGGGACCGGCCCAACATCACGCACGCCGTGCCCAAGGCGGCCATGGTCACGGCGCTGCGCAAGCTGCACGCCGGCAAGGTGCGGGAGGACGGCCGCGTCGAGATCCCCAGCCTGGACGGACAGGCGAGCGCCGGGCCCCCGGCCCACGACCCCGTCTCCGAGATCATCAGCTTCGCCGAGACAG ACGATCTGGCCTCATCTAGAGTCCGCCTCTATTTCTTCATCTCGAATGAAGGGAACCAGAACTTGTTTGTCGTTCAAGCCAGCCTGTGGCTTTACTTGAAGCTGCTTCCATATGTCTTAGAGAAAGGCAGCAGGCGAAAAGTAAGAGTCAAAGTCTATTTCCAAGACCCGGACACTAGCAACAAGTGGAATGTGGTTGAAAAGAAAGTCGATCTCAAAAGAAGTGGTTGGCACACTTTTCCCATGACAGAGGCGATCCAGGCTCTGTttgagagaggagaaaggagactGAACTTGGATGTTCAATGTGAGGGCTGTGAAGAGTATTCAGTGCTGCCAATTTATGTGGACCCCGGGGAGGAATCCCACCGGCCTTTTTTAGTGGTGCAAGCCCGCCTCGCTGATAACAAACACAGGATCCGGAAAAGAGGCCTGGAGTGCGATGGCAGGACCAATCTATGTTGCAGGCAACAGTTTTACATTGACTTTAGACTCATTGGGTGGAATGACTGGATCATAGCACCATCAGGTTACTATGGGAATTACTGTGAAGGGAGCTGCCCGGCCTACTTGGCTGGCGTCCCGGGGTCGGCTTCCTCCTTTCACACCGCCGTCGTGAATCAGTACCGAATGCGGGGGCTGAACCCGGGCACCGTGAACTCCTGTTGCATTCCAACCAAACTTAGCACAATGTCAATGCTGTACTTTGATGATGAATACAACATTGTGAAAAGGGACGTTCCCAATATGATTGTGGAAGAATGTGGTTGTGCTTGA